A window of Punica granatum isolate Tunisia-2019 chromosome 8, ASM765513v2, whole genome shotgun sequence genomic DNA:
gaaataaagatAGCATGTGTGTAAGGAAACTTTTACTTCgagatttatataaataaattagctATTCTCCATGTGCCGAGTTGGGTTCCTATGGGTTAATTTACGACCCTTCATTTCATCCCTCCTCTTAACtttatgttaaaattttaatataaaaagttaacaaagaaaagaaaaaatcaatgGATGAAGaatgagaaaaatcaaaatttcaaatcaaatttaaaccCACCTGTAGAATTATTTTCACTAATAAAACCCAAATTTCACTTCAACACTCTCCTTTTACCGACCAGTGCCCGCTCTCCTATTAGCTGTTGGCTTCATCGAAGGAGAAGACTCAAGTACCAAACTAGGAGAGGAAGccaaagtatatatatatatatatatatatattgggagCAGAGGATAAAATTGAAGCAGTAGCGAAATGGAGGAATCCAACCTTACTACTTCGCCTCTCGTTGGATTCctgttcatcatcttcttcttctttgttaTGATGAATGGAAGACCAAATTATCATTACTATAGGAATAATGAAGATAGTATGCGTGTTGGAGACTGTACCCCGAGATgagtataaataaattattgctAGATCGTACGATATAACACATCTAAGCTTTCTGTGATATTCCATTGCGTGCATTAgtgtataatatttatttacgtAATAGCGAGGTTCTAAAAATTTACCTTTTTTGTCAATCGCGCCCAATAAATTTCACTTTAAATTTCTCATTTCTTATAACGTTTGCTCCTATAAATTTGGCCTGAATCATAACTAGGCACCAATTGTTGATGACGTAGACACTAACAACATCTAATCTTTTTCCAGCTGTATTTAAATGTCTACGTGAAATTCACAAAATCAAAACATTTTTTAaatgtaaaatataaaaaagagacTAGAATGCATCCTTTCTTAGGCTGGGTGGTTGCTGGCGGGGCAACCTTTCTAAGGGTTGGTTTGGGAGTGCTATTGTTGAAATAGAAGTGTTGAAagagaattattaaaaaataattactgaTTCCTAAAAactattattttctaaatCTACTGAAACATGATTTAAAATGGCTGATAAGTATAACAAAATTCATACTTTTATGTAAAGAATTTATCTATACCAAAAAAAGCAGATAAGATACGGACAACAAATTAtacaaacaatatatatgcatataataatCTATGTTCGTTCAAAGTGCATCACAAAATCGAGTGCCTTAAGTGTTTTTGTGAGAATatgtatgaattttcttcGTATGAATCTTATATCGTTAGACTCCAATACTACACCCCATGCTTTCTAGCTAAGAgcgaattacaaaataaaatatccatCATCTTCTTTATCAAACATTTAGAGTTAAAAACAGTTGAACGTAGGAAAGCTTTGCCTCCGACCTTTCAAAAGTTGCAAGTTACTTCCCGACCTTCAAGGACTTCACTTTATCTCCAACAAATTAAAGAGTCAGACTGAGCCCAAGCAGTCAATCATTATGAGCATGTTTGAGAAATATGCTTCCTCGATCATCCTCGTATGCTTGTTGATGATGAGGAATGAGGGAACCCTCCGCATCGTGGCCGATGCAGCAGAGGTTACTGTCACAATAGTCCATGGCTATCCTGGCAGCTAGAGTTTCGGTCATTGCAAATCGAGGGACGATGACCTTGTGGGCCACATTATTGCACGGGGGAGCTTCCACGGCTTCAGGTTCAGCCCCAACATATGGGGGACGATGCTGTTCCCCTGCGCAGTGGACTGGCAGGGCAAAGGGGTCTCGTTCGAGATTTACAGCGAGAAGAGGGATCTCATCAGCAGGTGCGACGAGATCATATGGCGTAACACATCAGCTATTCTCCATTTAGAGTTGGCTTCCTATGGGTTAACTCACCACATTTCTTTTCATCCCCCCTTTGACTTgattgtaaaattaaaatataaaaagtcaacaaaaaaagaaaagtcaaaggacaaagaaagaagaagatgaacacaAGTAGCAGGGTAAATCAATTTTTCAAGttaaaggaaaattaaattgaaaccaACTTGTGGAATTATTTAGGCTAACAAAAACCAGATTTCACTCCAACACTCTTCTATTAGTGAAAATCTTATATGAAATGGTCTTATTAGCTATTGGCTTCATTGAAAGATAAGACCAAACCAAATTAGAAGGAAACcgaagtgtatatatatatatatatatatatacacacactaaTTGGGAGCTGAGCACAAAATAAATGTAGCAGTGAAATGGAGGAATCCAACTTTACCACTTCGCCTTCCCCTTGGATTCCAGTTCTTATTCTTTGttctttgattttatttatttcgtattttactttttcaatgtttttggcttctcttatttttttaaattttatttctaagAAATCTTGAGTCATTTTGGGTTATAAACGAGGCataagatctaatacaatgaaagagaaatcctaaataactaatacaTGGGAATAGGTAATTTCACTAAGTATTGAATCTGTAATCTCTAAATCAACATGAATTGTATTTTAATAGctagttaaatttttttattgatttcattTCAACTCTATATTGCTTAGGTTTTTTTTgtgcataaaataaaaattggtgATGTGTCATTTATATTGCACCCACAAGAATCTATCTCATACGTCGCGGAATAAATAATAGAAGggcaaaaatagaaaagtattgaaaaatatagaatgagaatagaaaaaaaaagaaaacagaaaagtTGACAAAGATACAAACTAATTACTGTATATTTTCTTGTAAGATATCATATTAATGAGATCCTGGAGTATaattaaaagagagagaacttAGAACATAATTGGTGAAGtaaaataggaaaaagagATTGGTTGGAAGAGTGAAAAATCAGGAGATTAGTTCACAGATTTATATAAATCTTGAAGATTAAATGAGGATATTTTGCTCACCCTTTAATATATTGTCAActaaatatgaaataaaaagtATCCTATCCTAATATCCTTATCAAATCCCAAACCTAAAAAAATCCCAATTAAAATTTGGGATATATACTAAACATGGtcattttttcggttacaactAAACCTGATCTTTGTATGTacgtaaaatttatttatatattcctTATTTCTCTGAGATTGTAACCATTTAGAAAGGAAACAAGGCTGATATGAGTCACTTACTTTAAGAAGAAATGCATGTTATCATATGTAAGGAGTGGGACTGAGCCCAAATACTTCATCAATATgagaatatttcaaaaatatcctCACTCCATCATCCTCGCATCCTTGTTGATGCGGCATAAGTAACCATAAAAATAGTCCCTGACTATCCCGATAGCTCGAGCTTTGTTATCCACTGTGAATCAAGAGATGATGACCTCGGGGGCCACATTGTCGTGCAGGGGAGCTTGTACAGCTTCAAGTTCAGCCCCAGTGGATGGGGGACGACACTGTTTCATTGCGCTGTGGAACGGGAGGGAAAAGGGCTCTCCTTCGAGATGTACAACGAGAATAGGGATCTCATCGGCAGGTGCGAAAAAATATGCCTGTGGAAGGTCAGGCCAGACGGTGTTGCAGGTTTCGCGGAGCATTGGGACAACCCCGATTTATACTTCCCTTGGACAAGATGAATGGAAGTCGACCCAATTAGCATTGCTATGAAATGAAGATAGTGTGTGAAGGTAGACttgaatataaataaattattgctAGATCCTATGATATAACACATCTAAGCTTTCTACTATATTCCATTGCGTGCATTAGTTCATAATATTTGTTTACGTAATACaaagaaaattctaaaatttttattttggaattttttattcttgtaTATCTACCTacctatctatctatctatctatctatctatctatctatctatctatctataaattataaaacaaaACTCTTGTATAATTGAACACATTTCaagatattatattttcatcatttattttttaattttgattttctcatTGAATAGTGCATGTCCATTGCAAGGGGAGGAAGCCAACTGTCCTGTTACCCGAAAAGCCATTTGcaaccttttcttcttttcattttattttttccccctcATTTTAACCCTTTTATTTTCACAAAAGCAAATGAAAACAGATGACTATGGACAAATTGTGTATTGAATGCCAAGTTTACgtaattaattcaattatgAACCGGGATTAATAGGCCAACAATCTCCTAGCCTAAATGGACGAAAGAGCATGTTTGTGTACGGTGCTAATTCAACTAAAAATGTGTAGGTCTGTTTTAGATTGTTCTGCATGGTGACAGTGTGGTTTTTACAGATTATGCcaagaatatatttttcactTGAAAATCGAAAACCTATCACTTTTTGCCTATTTGCTCGTGTTTGATCATGCCGAGTGCATAGTTAGTCGGACTATGTATTTCATGACAGAAGAACCCGTTCTAAAATTATCAACGTGGTTACCggtaatttatcaatttatgcATTTTGCTTAAAGCCGGGTAATTTATTCAGCCAAGTCATACGTCCCTTTCACCGTAtgtgaaattcttttaatgATTATAGTCTTATGCTTTGGATACTACGGATTTATGAAGCGATTCGCAACACGAAGACTAAGACGGGTCCCCAAAAGTCAAGAATGACTGGTCAATGATGGCCGATACACTCTTGGACCCTCGTGGGCCCGAGATAGTCACCGATATCCAAATCCAAGCACATCGATTTAAAACTAATGCGTTTAACACATAATTTATCACTCGATCAAtgttaaacaaaaaatacGGTTGTATGCAATTATATATCAGTCACGATTGTAACACATATTTTATAAAGCCGGCGCCGCCATGATCACGAGAAATGCATGCAAGCATgtaaacatacacaaacataatattgacggaatcgataaaacgatgCCAATTCATGGAAACAGAGAAACATAAACACACATAGCCATGCTACATACGCATAAtaagcaaaacaaaaacaTATCAAAAGAACACGCATATTGTCAGTCGGGACTCAAATAGGACGGGCTAGAAGtccttattattttattcctTTAAAAATTACCCAAGGACCGAATTGAAATAACTTCAAAAGAACTGgggctgatttaaaaatttggcTAAAATaccagggactgatttgaaataGCTCAAAAGGTCAGGGATCAATctgaaaatgtcaaattagACCAGGGATCAATCCAGATTCATCAATAAAGTCAGCGGCTAAGCTGAAAATACTGAAAATGACCCATGACTTGATTAAAACGGATATGAGAGTTtagggctgatctgaaaaagtgaaaaatgttgcagggactgaactgaaacagattGAGAAGTTTCTTAGACTAATCTGAATCCTCTAAAGAGTTCAGTGACTAAGCGGAAAATACtgaaaaatggcccaggacttgattgaaacggATCTGAAGGTGtagggctgatctgaaaaagtaaaaaatgttGCAGGGGTTGAACTGAAACAGATTGAAAAGTTCACAAAACTGAATTTGGAATAATCCCGCTCATTCACACGGTCCACGGACATTCATTTCACGTTATTACCATCCAAATGAAGCCCTATGAATGCTACTAAGTCGGGATTTATGTAGTTTCGAGGAGAAAGGGGAGTCGGGTCTGTGGAGCGAGTCGGGCACTTGGTCGGGTCGGGACAGACCCGATAGATGGAGAAATGCCCGGAAGAGGTATTGGGCTGGCGCGAATGGTCTTGGCTGTTTCTCCGAATTGACGAGGGAGCTTTGGACTCTCCAAAGGTTGCCGGAGAAAGCTGAAAGCGGCTCGAAGACGTCAAGAACCTAACCTGACCCGGAAGGCACAACAGCCCCGGTGAGAATAAAATGAAATCGAGAAAGAAGGAGAGGCGGTCTGGGCAGTTCTGGTTGTATGTTGCAGTCACACGTGACCTCTAAGTGTGGCTGGAGAGGTCGCCAGGGTCGTGGGGAAGTGGCGTGAGAGAGTGGGAGTTGAGGGGAGAGTACTGAAGGAGTTCTAGGGAAACTGAGGGTGTGTGTGTGGAGGTAAGGGAGAACGGGAGTGGATCGAGAGTTGCGGGAGAGGGTGAGAGCATATGAGGAGTCGGCCTGGGGTCGAGCTGAGGGAGTTGGTTTTTTTGCATGCAAGAGGAGTTCGTGAGCTGAAAGGAAGGTCTCCGAGCTTGAAGGGAAAAGGGAgaagatggtgatgatgatgttgatgCGTGAAGGTCACCCTCCAGGGGCGTGGGTGTGAGCTGAAATCTCTTTTTTTCAGCCTGCCGAAGAACAAGCttaaagaaggaaagaaaaaagaaaaagcagaaCTGAGCTGGTCTATCATTCTTTTGCCCCTCTGTGTTGCGTTTCTTGccgtgaagaagaggagggagCAGGGAGTGGTTGTTTTTGGCAGGTTGCAGAAGGAGTGGgcgaaggaagaagaaggaaaaaaaagtgtagGTTCTGTTCAGTGAAGAgcagaggaagaaaaaaaaagagaaaggaaggaaaggggaggaaagagaagaagaagaagaaatgggcgggaacaggaaaaaaaaaaggttagaAGTCCTAACCGACTCTGGCCCCCttttttttagattaaaaaatttaaatttgacctgcgtaaaaattaaaattcttgtCTTTTCAATTGGATATTAGAAAAACGATCCGAAACCATCATtgcattcaaaaaaaattcattggtCAATGTTGgacataaaaatatttttcgaccTCGAGTTTTGtctcgaattttaaaaattgacgtcgatgcaCGTGAAATCTGAAGACGACTTGTAGagtatttttatgaaaaatgataaattgtCATATTTCTAGAAGTTGTGAATGTTCAAGCAATTAGCTGAAAATACTTCTCTTGTACGGATgacaaaatgacgattttaccCCTCTAGAGTCGGcagaccaaaatggggtgctgacatatATAACATTTCCTTGTCGGACATTTCTAATTCAAATGGTATCAAATCATTTTCCAAGTCTATTTAAATGTCTATGTGtaattacaagaaaaaaatataaaaagttattacaaacaaaaaaaattaaaaataaaaataaaaaacaagaaaagggACAAGAACCCAACCCCTTGTCGGCTTGGTAGTTGCTTGCTGTGGGAGCTTCGCCGGTGACTCCCACTCCATGGGATGAGATCGCTAGCTGCTGGCGACCTTATCCCAGGGGCTGGGGTTTGCTAGCTAGCGAGGTCCTCCTCCGCTGGAAACCACCTAGCCCAACACAGGTtaagtggaaaaaaaaaaagaataatcatGAGGTTCACCGACACCCTTAGTGGTGCTTGATAACTTCGGATGTAGGGGTGGTGGCCGCTGCCCGCTAGCGAGACCCACCCTATCAAAATCGAGAACCACGTATACCTTTGTAAATTACAATACTCAAAGATGAAAGGGCATAAATATATAGTAATCCACTTTCAAGCAAATGACATTCTTGTCAATATGAAATAtggatatacatatatgggaTTACTTTCAAGCAAATGACATTCTTGTCAATACGAAATAtggatatacatatatgcgtgtgtctaaataattatatttaatagtATGTATTTGAGTaattattatgcatgtgtcacccaaatatttttttgagatTTTTACGCCAAAAATCCTATGATTTCactcaattttcaaatttattctaCACTTTAAAAATTAACCAGAATTGtccatggtttacatttgattccaaatctatcatggcGTTAATTTCTCAGTCAATGATTAATGATGTTACTAACATGGCATGTTTGAAGATTAACAGTTCCTACGTAGAGTATTAGTgggatatatttgagaaaaaaataaaaatcttggggtagatttaaaaataaaaataaaaattatgggatagatttaagaatgctcaatataaaaaaaaagaatataatatcAATCAAAGCTTCTTCAAGCTCCCAACAAAACAATTTCGCAACAGTAAAGAGAAATCGTGACTCATACTAATCAACTATAGAAGATAAATAAAGATGATGGTTTCTTCCTAATGTCCACCTAAGGCTTCATGGCTATCTCATTCCTCGAAACATTTGGCCCCGATCAGTGGATTGTCTAATCCACGTCACTCAATATCGTTGAAATCAGTACTAATTGTTTTGAAGCGAAAACAAAGCTACTCGTCTAAACTAGCATTTACAACTCACTAAAATGACAATTGTGCAAAACCTTTCAATAAGATAGTGCTTTTTCAACTCTCTCAAAAGGGAATCTGTGCAAACATATATGCCATGGCTCTTTACCTCGACGGGGTAGAAATATCTAAATTTGATACTTTTATATACTTTTTCAGATCTATTACCAATACTAAGTAGAAGTCAAATATTTGTATCCATTTTTCATGATATTATGCATGgcttatatatatcatgacaaattcttatttctcttttatctCTGCAAATCTCTTagcttcttcttgttcttcggGTGTTATataaagggtgaaaaatggaaGATTTTAGGGattgaattaatatatttcttgcttctccttccttcctcttttttctctctctctcatcgaCTCAACCGGTGATCTTTCTCcctatttctctctctcacggTTTCAATCAACTAATCAAATCTATTatgtgatttttatttttttctcaaatctaccacgtgatatttattttttctcaaatatgtcctgtaattttttttcctcaaatctatcataggCAACGGTCCACCATGACAAGAATAGGCCCACTAACGTTCCGCGTAAACGCCGTTAAATGTAAACGTGCCATGTCAGCAGCCATTAAATGTTGACGGAGAAATTAACgtcgagatagatttgaaaccaaatgTAAACCATTAGCCTTTTTGGATGATTTATAAACTATGAgattgacttgagaaatggATGAAACCATGAGATATCTAGCGTAAAAACTCCTATTTTTTTCCTGTGAAATTTCCACCTAGTACATTGAGAGTAGTGTCATTAATCGTTGATCTGCCTTAGTTATTTAAGTTTGAGACTAGTTGCTGTCTCACAGAAGCCGTTTCTTCCACCTCTTCCATTTACTCTTTGATTTCTAGCTCTGATTTCTCTACCTCACTCTGCATGCGTTGCGATCCTTCTTTGATCTTTCATCATCCCGACATTCCCATCAGATTTGAAGTATAGAATTAAGTCAGGTGTTAACATCgttagtgttttttttttcctgtatGATTTGACGTTTTCCTTTCAAGTGTTTGTTGAATTCGGGTTCAACCTCAAAAAAAGGCCAATCGTGGAGAGTCGGTTCTCCTTTTAATTTCGAATTCAATTCTCTGGAATGGATTTTAAGATCCACAACCCAACCTAATTGGATCACAAAAATCTTTCCCCAAAATTGGACCGAACACTCGTGAACAGGGCTAACCACAACTAAAGCcactttcatttctttatGGGCCAAGTTAACTCTTTCAATACAAACtaaattaagggaaaaaaaaaaagccaaccTGAGTATGGAAAAGACCCATACTCACTCCCAAGGCCCGATGAATCCGGTTTAATCTTTTcagataaatttaattttgaaaattttccatttcATCCTAAACTTTTATTATGAACAAATTTCCGTCTatccaattaaaaatatttggaaatgaaaataaaaaagaaaaaaattacggTCGAACTCGGAATGTAAGGGGTGGTGGGGCCAGTGACCCCACTGGGGTGGGTGCCCCTTGCCAAATGGGAAAAGTGATTGGTTGGAAGAGAGGATCTAGGAATTAGGAGACTAAGCTCATCGGTTCGCTTAAAATGTGACTGAGGGTATTTTAGTCAAATACTTAGTAATAATTGTAGATTTTGTCGTGGAAATAGCTCAGCCTAATGAACTGTAAATTTAAACTTTCAAGTAAAAACTCGAATATATTGTCTACTAAATAGGAAATAAAATTGGCATCCTATCCTTATCAAACCCAATTAAAATTCGGGATACTAAACATGCACTGCCCTTGTATACATTCTATATATGTAACAATATAATTGTTCCTTATTTTCAGCGATTACATCATTTACAAAGGAAACAAGTCTGACATGCATTATTCACTTACTTAAGAAGAAAGACATGCACGTTATATGAATGCATGTTAAAGACGGTGTTTCAGGATACAAAGAGGGAGAGGACAACGCCGATATATTCTTCCCTTGGACAAGATGAATGAAAGATCCAATTATCATTGGTATggcatgaaaataaaatgtgtGTAGGGGGATTTGTTATGTTACTGAAACAATCCTTGGATTCGTGGAATAGAAAAGTTATTGCTCTGATATGTTTTAAATGTCgtgtaaattttatttactatgataattattaataatatagtAACAACTTGTccatttaatttgtttgtcaAATGTATTTCAATGGCATGGTCAATTTGACTCCCGTTAGCCAACTTGCCGTTTGGAAGAATTGATTTGATCAATTGCAATTAATTTATTCCTACTGGCTTTAATGCAAAATTCATTCCCGTAGCTTTAGAACTCATCTATTATATACcccttttaaatttaaatggggtaattaagttaatataatatatgaatatgtTTACCATTTATAACTCTTTTTAATAGAGTGAGAGTCTAATATATGAACATATTTACCATTTATAACTCTACTTAAACATAAATGGGGTAATTAagctaatataatatatgaatatatttacCATTTGTAACTCTATTTAATAGAGTGAGAGCCTAATATATGGATAGATTTACCATTTATAACtctatttaaattgaaatggGGTTATTAAGTTGATataatatatggatatatTTACCATTTATAACTCTATTTAATAGATTATTCCGCTCTTTAAGAAGAAAGATGCAAGCCCCGTACTTAAATATAATTGGGTAGTTaacttaatataatatatgaatatatttacCATTTGTAACTCTATTTAATAGAGTGAGAGTCTAATATATGGATATATTTACCATTTATAACtctatttaaattgaaatggggtaattaagttaatataatatatggagATATTTACCATTTATAACTCCATTTAATAGATATAAATTCATCCCTAGAAAAGAGTGCACGTTCGTACAGTACACTGACCGTCCAAACAATATAATCAATATATGATGAGCATGTCTCAGAAATATGCTTCCCCCATCATCCTCGTATTCTTGTTGATGTTGTGGAATCAAGGGACCATCTTTGCCGATGCGCAGCGGGGACCGCTCGTGACAAGCGTGAGGGTTATCCCCATATATGGTGCAGATGTGGGATTCAATATCCACTGCAAATCATCCAGCGGTGTCGACCTCGGAGACCACCTGATCGTGAAGGGGGGTACTTactgttgggtatccctccaatttggaggaagttgggctcaaattgtattgggcttttatcgggctttaataggcccaagaacccatttttgttagggttaataTTTCAGCAAACTAGCTGAGGAATaaatagcagcagaacagctgcAGATCAGTGGAGGTGCGGCAGCAGCAGACAGAAGCAGCAGATCAGCAGAAGCAGCAACAAAAGAACAGAGCAAAATCGGAtaaacaggggcagcgcgcagctggagatcaaacctcaatcgggacatcaaacgaactccgattgggacgaaattttgacagcagcttcacaacacgtggggctaacttctgaacggtcaaaatttctattcgagctctgtaggtgctgtttcagctgattttgtgaaccacccggtgtgggtgacgaatttagtatttgggtgatccaagagagtgtttctcttgagtttggtgatccaagggtttacccttgatgaaagacattgtataaccttcattcatagtggatcgttgattcggagttggtcccgtggtttttccccacatcggggttttccacgtaaaattattggtgttcttttattttactgcttgttggttgatttgattagttcctatctcgattacactagaaggggagg
This region includes:
- the LOC116188702 gene encoding S-protein homolog 2-like; the protein is MLFPCAVDWQGKGVSFEIYSEKRDLISSSSFVIHCESRDDDLGGHIVVQGSLYSFKFSPSGWGTTLFHCAVEREGKGLSFEMYNENRDLIGRCEKICLWKVRPDGVAGFAEHWDNPDLYFPWTR